The Drosophila innubila isolate TH190305 chromosome 2R unlocalized genomic scaffold, UK_Dinn_1.0 1_C_2R, whole genome shotgun sequence DNA window TCAGGCAATTAAATGTCTCCGAGCCAAGTTGAGACGTAATTTACTCAAAAGTcaacacaatacacacacacatacatacagcgAGTCTGCTTTGGAAACTAGTTACTCATCTAGCCAAGAGCGCAATTTGTGGCTCATTAACAGCTTCAGCTTTGTCCATAGAGAATAaccattctctctctctctctctttcttgctctatctttctctctctctctctttctctctgtcttccTCATTTGTTGAGATTTGTCAATTGTTGTGGCCGGACAGACCTGCTTGACTTGTATACAGGGTGTGCTGTGACATCAAAGCAAACTACACAAATAAATCACGtaataaaattgcatacaATATAGCATTGCTATATATGATTTATGGACATCGTGACTGAGTAACTAGAATTGAAAAGCATTCAAaaggaatataatttttaaaaatagtttttaaacaaataaatgaagacTTGAAAAagatgaatataaaataaaaatttaaagaaataattaaatgtagaaaaaatgtagaaaacgTATtaaactataacaacaacttttgttgATGatctataataatatttatgttaaataaaaaaatgttccttAATTCAAAAACATGTTTAAGCATTTTCAAAATATGCTAGGTGCATGCTAAATTGGCAACACCGTCAGCAACTTTATTAGCCACAGATACAAGTGTTAAAAGGCGATTTGTTGGTCAGCATCAAGTTGCACTCGACGCCTTTATAACCTTATTTTTAACGCACATCATTTATGGCCAGCTTCTCAAATTGTCCAAAAACTCACTCAACTAACTGAACAGAAGTAAATCTTGACATTAAGTTAAAGAACAGTGACTGACAAATAGGTGTGTATTCACGTCCGACAGTGATGGAAGTCTTCAACTCTTCTCTGTCAGAGAATGCAAATATTCCAGCTGGTAACGAAGCTTTAGGAAATAAAAGATCAACAAATATGTTTAAGCATACGTAAAgccttttaaataaaatacattaacgtagcagagaactgcaacgggtaagagatgttcgatcagactcgaacattgactcgtactcgttgtgattttttcactttgttcaagcgatcggagcggatcgttcgaactgagcgtttgattcgaacggtcagctcgaatcaaatcgtccgcaatcatgctgatcgtttgtgagcgttcgtttcgatcgagtcacgagtcatgatcgaacttgctggttgatttgatttgattcataccagagaactgcaacgggtaagagatgttcgatcagactcgaacattgactcgtactcgttgtgattttttcactttgctcAAGCGATCGGAGAGCGATCGTTCGGAAttgagcgtttgattcgaacggtcagctcgaatcaaatcgtccgcaatcatgctgacgtttgtgagcgttcgtttcgatcgagtcacgagtcatgatcgaacttgctggttgatttgatttgattcataccagagaactgcaacggttAAGAGATGTTCGACTGTGACTCGAACATTgtgactcgtactcgttgtgatttttcactttgttcaagcgatcgggcggatcgttcgaactgagcgtttgattcgaacggtcagctcgaatcaaatcgtccgcaatcatgctgatcgtttgtgagcgttcgtttcgacgagtcacgagtcatgatcgaaatcctgctggttgatttgatttgattcataccaGAGAatgcaacgggtaagagatgttcgatcagactccgaacattgactcgtactgttgtgattttttcactttgttcaagcgacggagcggatcgttcgaatccaagcgtttgattcgaacggtcagctcgaatcaaatcgtccgcaatcatgctgacgtttgtgagcgttcgtttcgatcgagtcacgagtcatgatcgaacttgcgggttgatttgatttgattcataccagagaactgcaacgggtaagagatgttcgatcagactcgaacattgactcgtactcgttgtgattttttcactttgttcaagcgatcggagcggatcgttcgaactgagcgtttgattcgaacggtcagctcgaatcaaatcgtccgcaatcatgctgatcgtttgtgagcgttcgtttcgatcgagtcacgagtcacgatcgaacttgctggttgatttgatttgattcatacccgttttgttcaaacgatcggatcaatcatcgagtcatactcgAGTTGACTCGTTCAGAAAATGTGCGAGGCAGAGCGCGCACGTGGCAGCGTTTGCGCTTGCaatgatatgtatttatgcgcgtaaatatgtatataaatgcaatagtatttatgcttaagacgtttattgtaaaatttattacgggCTGCGTATACattcgtacatacatatgcgtatacatacatacgcaaTTACAtgcccataataaaataatactattttaatttttttaaagactggaaaaactatcaaactttaaattatttaaaataaattatacttttataatattaattaatttaattttttcattttacttttaatttaaaatttaaatttttaacagacatttttcatcattttattttatattttatgaactattctaagttgacattaaataaataaaaaaatatttaaaactaaataaataataaataaattataaataatagttttaataaaatgagtgtacataattgcgttcatataaatatgcatttacataaatataatataattacatatatataaatgtatgtacatatatgcgcacatttacttagaagaagaagcaggagaaaaatacaaaatcaacagtgtcgttttcgatcgtactcgaacaatcacaatcaaatcaaatcagtcagcaagttcgatcatgactcgtgactcgatcgaaacgaacgctcacaaacgctcaaaaatcatttcgatcattgctactcgaacgtgatcggatcgaaacgaacgctcacaaacaatcacaatcaaatcagatcgtatgactcgaacgctactcgacccgaattgttcgaaagcaaaaaaaaatcatacccgcgactcgatcgtaaacaaatagacccgtgactcgatcgaacccGTTGCTACCGagtctctgagttgatttgatcgaacttgtcgctctggtgctcaatcatactcgaacatacccgttgcagttctctgttACGtagataatttatatttttttttattaactacaaaaaaataccCAAGAAAAGTTAGAAtccatatttaatatatttaaatatatttaaatctaaagaaCGTGAAGTTTCATTTccataaataagtaaatttattaaattcaattataaaagTAGCAGGAAAATAATGAGACtgtaataaatatgcaaatttgttgcctataataatttattgttgagATAGCAATAATGGAGACATCCGGTTGtattaagtgtatatatacacagaAGTGTAAAAACTTATAGATACCGAGTATCTTCACCATGCTCAGTCGGAGTATTGTTTTGTTCGAtctttgtttctattttcacttaaattcattttattattgtattttatttttacttgtgttaattaatttaagactCATACtcgataataaaataataaaataaaaacaatcaaagACAAAATATTGACATGCTCTTCAAAACAGGGTATGTATAAGTCGAAAATTCTGCAACACCTATTCACacctgttgttattgtgatatttaaatgcaaacatttaataaattcgaTAACTTATATACTCTTACATAACGAAGAGGAAAGTGTATGAATACTTTGAGtgtactcacactcacactcacacctgtgaaaagtttttcaattgtgGCTGCGCTTTTGTTATCTTCTGGCACTTGAATGTGGCACCTTGAGCCAGATTACTGAAATCAATTTAGGCCAGTGTTGCAACCTTATGTATATAGACACTTGCAGCGTTGTTGCAACTGCCTGTTACTTGCAACCTGTGCAAAGGGCAAAGTTCAGCTGCTGCCTATCGCTATGCCAATTAGGCAGCTGCAGTTTTTTGCAGCAgccaacaaaaacgaaaaaagaaGGCTCCTTTGTTTTCACCTGCCGTTCAACTCGTGACGCACATGCCACAAATAGAAGCTGAAAGGTGAGCTGAGCTTCCATGCAACACTCGTgctatgaatatgaataaaaactGAGATATTCTTCATTGTTTCCGCCAGAAAAAAAGATTCCATATACCCTCACAGCGGGTATAACTAAATTGTCAAACATTTatcaatgtacatatattatgtCAAGGAtagtaatatatatagaaataaatacaacaaaaccCCAAACAAGTTTTGAGAAGGTTCAGCTCGATGGTGCGAAGtttggttattttttattcaaacgaagaattatattttctcaattttttttcgattgtctaaattaaaaataaattgtaaaattaaaaatcctaATTTTTTAAGGAGTctaaattaagaatataatagtattaatatttttatactttttctaaattaagctgacatttattataagtattgaaatacaaaataatatgaaatttatctaaatatatttattatatttgatctTAACCAAATTCATTTTTGAAGATTGACTATAAATTTTGAAGTTACATGTTCTCAatctattttcaaatattttatctttaaatcTGTATTTTTTACTACTTGAAACTTCTCTGACTTTGCTATCAATAAAGAATATAATCTATCCACTTCAGCTAGAGTATCTATACTTCATCAACCCATAGATAACTGATTTTTTCCCCCGTTTTATTCCgtcattttttttagtgtttaCTTGCAAATAAGGCAGCGACTTTTGACGGTTGTTTCTGACCCAAGTTAGagctatgtaaatatttgatttttgcatttCGATGGATCGTCTAGAGTGGGACAAAAACAGGTCTAGAATAAAAGCAGTTCGTTGACGTTCCCCCTTTTTAAACTTTCCAGtgattagtgtgtgtgtgtgtgtggattatTGTGCCTGAGTCAGAGCACAGTCTGGTTGAGTTGAGATAAGAGCACATTTCTGGCATACTTTGTTTCGGTTTGGACCAGTTTGAAGTGGTGACAGCTGACTTGGTTAGCAGGCAGTTGACTTGGCCTCAATTGGCCTACAAATGCTGAGACGAGAAATTTTTGGAATGACAGGAAATGCAACTTTGACCTAAATGTTTGAGCTGTGATTCAAATCAAGATAAAAAACTTGTGAATGTGAAATTTCTTTATGTGATAAAGAcagtaaaataaacaaatttgtttatatttatttcaattatcttACAGCGCAATGCGTCTCGACACGAACTCAAATGTGGACTTTAAAGCGTTCgactccagctccagttccagttccaacTCATGTGTAAGTATCTTAATCGCAATGAACAGTTATGATAacaaatatcataattttttattaataagattatgaaataataatttttatttttttttaataaaagtgaaattattactttaattttaatagttaaGATGCCTACCTTTAACTCACTTCTAATTTGACTCTGATCTTTTGTTTTAGATTGTGAAATTGGACAACTTGGCCACCTGGGGTGGCTCACAAAAGACGGATACACGGCTGCCCATAACAGATTATTCCACACTTGGCGGACCGAGACATAATTGTAGTCCCTTTCCATTATCCAAAGATGTCAACAATCGTCTAGTGATTTggtaaatttcatttgacacTAATCATCAGCTAGTTATCCAATTAATTGTGGTAATTTCGTTTTCAGGGATGGCGACATGACCACATTGGATGTGGACGCCATCACGAATAGCAGCGATGAGACCCTGACTGAAAGCAATATCATATCGGAGCGCATTATCGCCGTTGCGGGCAATCAGCTCAAAGAGGAACTCAGCACAACTGTGAAGGGTAAGATATTTTTCCcgattatttatataattctttAACCTTTCACAATCTTTTAGAATGCCGCATTGGAGATGTGCGTGTGACGCGTGGTTACAATCTACCAGCCAAGTATGTTCTGCACACTGTTGCACCCGCCTACAAGGAGAAGCTCAAGACGGCCGCCGAGAATGCACTACACTGTTGCTACAGGTACGTCTGACTGAAGGCCTCCTTTACATATAGtctttaaaattcttgatttgtTTCTTTCCATTCCTTGACAGAAACGTGCTTTGCAAGGCCAAGGAGCTCAATCTTCGCACAATTGCCGTGTGCAATGTTAGTAGCAATCAGAAATCCTTTCCAGCAGACGTCGCTGCGCACATTGCCCTGCGTGAGTAGTGAATTCACCGATCCTACAACTTGCTTACGAGTATTTACTCATCTGTTTGATAGTGCATTTAGTATAGGGCATGAGTAGTTAAATAATCATTTCTTATCAAGTagatttctatttttaatatattactCCAGAAGACTCATTTTATctctcatttcatttttttcttcaataatGTACTATCTTTACTATAGTATAACAATTAGTGCAGATTATATTCTATAATGCAATACTAaagcaaatttaacatttgttgTCTATTTTAAGTGATAAACCATAAATTATATCACTAGAaactttaatagtttttttttaaaactgtagaatccatttatttttttaattttgataaatattaaacaatatacCAGTTGTATAATTAAGTATTACACAACTGAAAATAACAGTTTGCCAATCAATAAAATCcaggtttatttttttctttactctTTGTTAATCTGAAAAAACTGAATGTAATCTATGATTACAAAATTGTAGAAATTACagatagttttatttttaaacaactaaacttgaaattatatatgtactatCACTTATTACATATCAGTAGATTTGCATTCTTATTCATGGTAATCTTTTTCTTCCAGGCACCATTCGTCGTTATCTGGACAAGTTTACACAGCAGGTTGTGATACTGTGCGTGAATAGCAGCGAGCGTGGAACTTATGAAGTCCTTGCACCGCTTTATTTTCCCCGCGATCAGCTGGAGGAGCGCAGTGCACTGTGGCAATTGCCCAAGGATACGGGCGGTGAGCTGGGAGAGCCTCAGCATCCGGATCCTGATCGTCAGATACGCATCATACGCAATCCACagcacagtcacagtcacagtgtGCACATGCGTCACCGTCAGAGTAAGTGCTATCGATGACGTCTGTTGTTATCGCACTTGAGTTATCAGCTATCGTTTATCAGCTAATCAGCTCATCGTTGACATTATACAGTTTGCAGAAATGTTCCTTgagttttttgtaatttttgtttagtcCCTCAACAGCTGCCGATAATGTCAATGTTGATAagattacacacacacacacacacacacacacacacacacacttgtgcGTTGTTACGAGTCCCGAACGGTATCCGATTGTGAATCCAAGTTCGTCAAATTGCCTCCACACTCATTTCTATGGTTTCAGTTACGTTTTAAAGACGCTTTCGTGTAGTTACAGAACGGCAATTGTATTAATTGGCAGCATTTTCTAtcgttttgttattaattttacaattgatttaacaattattgTGTTTTAATTCAAGCTTCTCCCAAGTTTGCGAATTTAACTCAATTTCTACGCACATTTTGTAAGTGAATATTTTGTAAAGTACTCCAcgtaaatatattcattacaATCATTGTTATTTTGTACTGTGAATAGTGgcatttaattgctttaaataacaataataaactgaTGTGAATAATTTGGGTAGTTTCCTCTGCTGACGTCAGTggtgccaactttttagagaaaaAATAGCTGCTTCTGCTTGCAAAAcatccgaaaaatagctgCTGACGTCATTGTCGCTTGctaaaaattgttgcatacttttcggcCGTCAGAAAAAGACAAAGGGAAATTTCTTGAGGAATTAATTGAATGCCATTTTTAGATAGTtgggaaattttaaatatcgtcTGCCATGGAATTGGTAACTcgacaatttataaaaataaataagattagtgaatcaaaattgaacaaaaattctgaCTTTTAAAGCTGCAAGATGCAAAGTCAGTTAAACTTTAACCCTTCGTAACTTTTTTATGcgcaatgtcattttgatcgtCATTTGGACTCCAAATTtatgctgcatttaaatttagttcacttagaaaatttcaaatttttggacCATCAGccatttattattcaattttccttaccaacccctacattttttcaaaaaaaatttgaactttcttaactttgtcaaaacttaaccaattttcaagcggaatgtcattttgatcgtAGTTTGGCccctaaattcattttgttttcaaacttATGCAGCGTGTCTCGCTTgtgtttttcgaaatttcaaccgatatttgtttcgggTTGATTCCCTGGTTTTATCAAAGTACtgataattatttgttatgaTTAAGATTACTTAAGTATTGCTGATGATATTCTTACTTGACCAGGAGCTTCTGTTTGGGGGCAATTACGCAAGTTAATCAAAAAAGTCATaggtaaacatttaaattaactgtTTGGCTTATCGTGACAGTCAGTTAAGATGAATGTCAGCCATGTTTTTAGCTGATTCTTGGCAAAGTTTCTTCTTGGCTCGCTTAAATCATGTCAACGTTTGAAAACAAACGCAACTCGCTTATCGTTTCATCTTTCAACTTCCCCTCTTGCTCTGTTCCctgagctgttgttgttgtttttgctgggGGCGTCACTTCGCCTTCTGCTCTCACGTCGCAGCTgtcgtcgccgtcgacgtcgccgtcgtcgcTGCAGTTGACAAAAGCAGCGGCCAAAAGCGAACGACGTCGGCGTCGCTTTCAGTTCATAACAAATTTCGCAGCACTGAAGTTGGGATAAgagcacaaaaatatttgtgactCTGATCAAAGCATTGAGGCTGAGACCACGAGTTGATaataccacaacaacaacaacaacagcaaaataaaaacaaaaatgataaacAACTCATTTGAATTCTCATGTAAATGCATTGACATATCAGAATTTATTTcgataaaaaatcaattaaatttaaagctaaattagaaaatatgaattaaagtaatacttaaaacaaattatattaactataaaaatttaatttaaagcaataagtgtggaaatatttgcaaaatgtcTATAGTTGATccataataacataataaatataaatattctatgCAATCATAACTATagctctctctttttcttattctcttccatctctctctccctccctcagCTGACGACGATTCAGACGTTAGTCCACACGATATGGAGGGCAATAGTTCGGATCTGGAATATGGCACCAGGGATATGAATGGCCTCAGCCTCAATTCCTACAGCAGCGGACTGCAGGCACAGCTACAGgtaagagagagacagaacaacaacaactcaataTAAGCCTGATCTGAtctctttttttctatatacacAGCTCGATCTGGATAGGCAGCATCTGTTGAGCGATCGGCCCAGAACTGGAGTCTATGAGAGCGTCGTTGCCGAGGGCATTGAGGGAATGGAGCATCAAGAGAGGTAAGAGCTTAACAGAGCTTTAAGCTTATTCCCCACAGCTATTAATCAGTTGACCCTTATTCAGCATACTTGAGTGTATGATAGTAAAGCTTAGCTTAAAGCTCACTAAAGCTTTTAGATGCTCAACTTTCATTGATCATACAGCCGAGCTTAAAGCTTCTCTAAAACTATAAGGTATAGCTGAGCTTAAAGCTCTCCAAATGTTTTTATAGCATTGACTCTGATTGATAAATCGAATCGCTTTAGAATGAGAGCTTTAAGCTTTGCCACAGTCTTTTAAAGACTATTCCTGATTGATAAACTGAATTGCTGTAGTATTGGACTGAATCTTTAAGCTTCTCCAAAAGCTTATAAGTGATTGATTTTGATTGATCAAGTGATCAAAATATAATAGCATAACCGAGCTAATAGCTTCTTCAAAAGCTATTCAAGGATTGAGCTGAAAGCTCTCTTAAAAAGGTTTAACAATTTGGGTCGAATTaatcattgaaattgataTAGTGCATCACAAAAGTTAAGCTTAAAGCTCCCTCAAAAGCCGGTAAGGAATTATCTctgatatataaataatcaGTTATAGCTCAATTTACGTATATTAGTGTAAAAGGACTTTAAGCTTTCCCAAAAGCTGTT harbors:
- the LOC117783530 gene encoding protein GDAP2 homolog isoform X1; its protein translation is MRLDTNSNVDFKAFDSSSSSSSNSCIVKLDNLATWGGSQKTDTRLPITDYSTLGGPRHNCSPFPLSKDVNNRLVIWDGDMTTLDVDAITNSSDETLTESNIISERIIAVAGNQLKEELSTTVKECRIGDVRVTRGYNLPAKYVLHTVAPAYKEKLKTAAENALHCCYRNVLCKAKELNLRTIAVCNVSSNQKSFPADVAAHIALRTIRRYLDKFTQQVVILCVNSSERGTYEVLAPLYFPRDQLEERSALWQLPKDTGGELGEPQHPDPDRQIRIIRNPQHSHSHSVHMRHRQTDDDSDVSPHDMEGNSSDLEYGTRDMNGLSLNSYSSGLQAQLQLDLDRQHLLSDRPRTGVYESVVAEGIEGMEHQERYERLLQRAQVEDLNEVSGIGCLYQSGVDRLGRPVIVFCGKWFPAQNVDLEKALLYLIKLLDPIVKGDYVIAYFHTLTSTNNYPSLHWLREVYSVLPYKYKKNLKAFYIVHPTFWTKMMTWWFTTFMAPAIKAKVHSLPGVEHLYSAITKDQLEIPAYITEYDMATNGLHYFNPVPTAS